One window of Triticum dicoccoides isolate Atlit2015 ecotype Zavitan chromosome 5A, WEW_v2.0, whole genome shotgun sequence genomic DNA carries:
- the LOC119303783 gene encoding protein trichome birefringence-like 33 → MMKPQHGAAGGGHGRRTPFLTSYALTLAFITFVSVLYFKDFSSTLHQPFLHHPPPRHRPRPRPHVPMGGGKAGPVVAEKKVSGSRSAAAVSLPFAVGRAAAGCDVARGEWVYDEVARPLYQEEECPYIQPQLTCKAHGRPDTAYRHWRWQPRGCSLPSFNATLMLEMLRGKRMLFVGDSLNRGQYVSLVCLLHRAIPESSKSMETFDSLTVFRAKDYNATIEFYWAPFLAESNSDDAVVHRVTDRIVRGTAIEKHAKFWKGADVVVFNTYLWWMTGQKMKILQNSFEDKNKDIKEMETEDAYGMVLNAVAKWVENNMDPKSSRAFFVTMSPTHTQSKDWGDKSDGNCYNQTTPIKDLSYWGPGTSKGLMRVIGEVFSASKVPVGVVNITQLSEYRKDAHTQIYKKQWNPLTPEQIANPKSYADCTHWCLPGLQDTWNELLYAKLFFP, encoded by the exons ATGATGAAGCCGCAGCACGGCGCGGCCGGCGGCGGGCACGGGCGGCGCACCCCGTTCCTGACCTCCTACGCGCTCACGCTCGCCTTCATCACCTTCGTCTCCGTGCTCTACTTCAAGGACTTCTCCTCCACGCTCCACCAGCCCTTCCTCCACcacccgccgccccgccaccgccccaGGCCCCGTCCCCACGTCCCCATGGGCGGCGGCAAGGCTGGGCCGGTGGTGGCAGAGAAGAAGGTCTCGGGCTCCCGCTCGGCGGCGGCGGTGTCGCTGCCGTTCGCGGTCGGGCGTGCTGCGGCCGGGTGCGACGTGGCCCGCGGCGAGTGGGTGTACGACGAGGTGGCGCGGCCGCTGTACCAGGAGGAGGAGTGCCCCTACATCCAGCCGCAGCTGACCTGCAAGGCGCACGGCCGCCCCGACACCGCCTACCGCCACTGGCGGTGGCAGCCCCGCGGCTGCTCGCTCCCAAG CTTCAATGCGACTCTTATGCTGGAGATGCTGCGGGGCAAGCGCATGCTCTTTGTTGGGGATTCTCTCAACCGCGGACAGTATGTCTCGTTGGTCTGCCTCCTGCATCGGGCCATTCCTGAGAGCTCCAAGTCCATGGAAACATTTGACTCACTCACGGTTTTCAGAGCAAAG GACTACAATGCCACGATTGAGTTCTATTGGGCCCCCTTTCTAGCTGAATCAAATTCCGACGATGCTGTTGTTCACCGTGTCACTGATAGAATAGTAAGGGGCACAGCCATTGAAAAGCACGCCAAGTTTTGGAAAGGAGCTGATGTTGTGGTATTCAATACCTACCTTTGGTGGATGACTGGACAAAAGATGAAAATTCT GCAAAATTCCTTCGAAGATAAGAACAAGGACATCAAAGAAATGGAAACAGAGGATGCCTATGGCATGGTACTGAATGCCGTGGCGAAATGGGTCGAGAACAACATGGACCCCAAAAGTTCAAGAGCGTTTTTTGTCACTATGTCACCTACTCATACTCA GAGCAAAGATTGGGGCGACAAGTCTGATGGAAACTGCTACAACCAAACTACCCCAATCAAAGATTTGTCTTACTGGGGACCAGGCACCAGCAAGGGCCTGATGCGGGTTATCGGCGAAGTGTTCAGTGCTTCTAAGGTCCCCGTTGGGGTCGTCAACATCACCCAGCTCTCTGAGTACCGCAAAGACGCGCACACCCAGATATACAAGAAGCAGTGGAACCCGCTGACCCCGGAGCAGATCGCCAACCCTAAGAGCTACGCCGACTGCACGCATTGGTGCCTCCCGGGACTCCAGGACACCTGGAACGAGCTGCTCTACGCGAAGCTCTTCTTCCCTTGA